A single window of Crassostrea angulata isolate pt1a10 chromosome 8, ASM2561291v2, whole genome shotgun sequence DNA harbors:
- the LOC128159669 gene encoding uncharacterized protein LOC128159669, with product MDAKKRSHADSTCDSHLLQDDVTENQTSSVANDSFPSNTTDWKRCHIEKLGIKPLYRYCAMDVNYEWGLYKLLRKDVVSEELNAVEKIINICNSISTDFSSFEELQTHFTRNHDISNLFIPTKSIPEGLGLCSCRFEEFQQQLELLLWDRTPSDQISPSCFQTLFQDLLSIFGIVSRRQPDIAAKKTRVKGRDISSAPDVICYGIEGKISCIVKVDKSRKCSDLDGIPHSKKSRQHESPGKDKCISDCFAQHTGDLLAFSERSISHMDICGRAGRDILGFIVENTHVTVTHLQISRLSLERIQNSTGEGPVKHEEKPLLHYSRPFNYLRKSDRQELFKAILHIRLMLSIHEKITIQRRNAGTVDIFRRKVCEPC from the exons atggaCGCCAAAAAGCGGTCGCACGCTGACAGTACTTGTGATTCTCATCTCCTACAAGACGATGTCACTGAAAACCAGACTTCTTCTGTCGCAAACGATTCTTTTCCAAGCAACACTACTGATTGGAAGCGCTGTCACATAGAAAAACTTGGTATAAAGCCATTATATAGATACTGTGCTATGGACGTTAATTATGAATGGGGACTGTATAAACTGTTACGGAAAGACGTTGTTTCAGAAGAACTTAATGCCGTGGAGAAAATCATAAATATCTGCAATTCCATAAGTACAGACTTTTCTTCTTTTGAAGAATTACAGACGCACTTTACGAGAAATCACGATATATCCAATTTATTTATACCAACAAAGAGCATTCCAGAGGGCTTAGGTTT ATGTTCCTGTCGATTTGAAGAGTTTCAACAACAGCTAGAACTCCTTCTATGGGACAGAACACCGAGCGATCAGATTTCTCCCTCATGTTTCCAAACCTTGTTCCAGGACCTTCTGAGTATATTTGGCATTGTATCCAG ACGTCAACCAGATATAGCTGCAAAGAAAACAAGAGTTAAGGGAAGGGATATTTCTTCAGCCCCAGATGTAATATGTTATGGCATAGAAGGAAAAATTTCATGTATTGTCAAG GTTGACAAGAGCAGAAAATGTTCCGATTTGGATGGTATTCCACACAGTAAGAAATCTCGTCAACATGAATCACCCGGGAAGGACAAGTGTATTTCTGACTGTTTTGCTCAACACACTGGGGATCTTTTAGCCTTCAGTGAACGTTCTATATCACACATGGATATTTGTGGTAGAGCTGGCAGAGATATTCTAGGGTTTATTGTGGAAAATACTCAT GTAACTGTCACCCATCTACAAATATCCAGACTTAGTTTGGAGAGAATTCAGAACTCCACTGGAGAGGGACCGGTGAAACACGAGGAGAAACCACTACTACACTACAGTCGGCCATTTAATTATCTCAGGAAGTCAGACCGACAAGAACTGTTCAAAGCCATTCTACACATCAGACTAATGCTGTCCATTCATGAAAAAATCACTATACAAAGAAGAAATGCAGGGACTGTTGATATTTTTCGAAGGAAAGTCTGTGAACCTTGTTGA